A genomic stretch from Halorhodospira halophila SL1 includes:
- a CDS encoding RNA ligase, with the protein MPEASLVEDALARNKARHEHYAGLDYVRLTDGFSGWPRGTVFLDGRAVPGYPSIGRVLNLEQGLAQHFRAPFHAEEKIDGFNVRLVRHRGQDLAFSRGGFVCPFTTDRLPDLIDPAVFQAEPDLVLCAEVAGPGNPYLEGHPPEIHEDVALLVFDLMRWDHAEFMAVEERRALLQEHGLPEVPYHGRFTVDQAGALRELIAGLDARGVEGVVLKEEGDRRKRAKYVTPASVVQDLGAMGDALLDLPPEYFTNRLMRLVLILEESPELDRETLRAELGAALIDPLLNAAREHRETHKVAHHFCSRFRHRANAERFAEHLRRVPQSQIHTTVRSLEQAADGYWELRFDRVFPRISGLLGNFLSGGQVYD; encoded by the coding sequence ATGCCCGAGGCTTCGCTGGTCGAGGACGCGCTGGCCCGCAACAAGGCGCGGCACGAGCACTACGCCGGGCTGGATTACGTCCGGCTCACCGACGGCTTCTCCGGCTGGCCGCGGGGGACCGTCTTCCTCGACGGGCGCGCCGTGCCCGGCTACCCCTCCATCGGTCGTGTGCTGAACCTGGAGCAGGGCCTGGCGCAGCACTTCCGGGCCCCGTTCCACGCCGAGGAGAAGATCGACGGCTTCAACGTTCGCCTGGTCCGCCATCGCGGCCAGGATCTCGCCTTCTCGCGCGGCGGTTTCGTCTGCCCCTTCACCACGGACCGGTTGCCCGATCTCATCGACCCCGCCGTCTTTCAGGCCGAGCCGGATCTGGTGCTCTGCGCTGAAGTGGCGGGGCCGGGGAACCCGTACCTGGAGGGGCATCCGCCGGAGATCCACGAGGACGTAGCGCTGCTGGTCTTCGATCTGATGCGCTGGGACCACGCCGAGTTCATGGCGGTCGAGGAGCGCCGCGCGTTGCTCCAGGAGCACGGACTGCCAGAGGTGCCGTATCACGGCCGGTTTACTGTCGATCAGGCCGGGGCCCTGCGCGAGTTGATCGCCGGGCTCGACGCGCGCGGCGTGGAGGGGGTGGTGCTTAAGGAGGAGGGGGATCGGCGCAAGCGGGCCAAGTACGTCACCCCCGCCTCGGTGGTTCAGGACCTCGGTGCCATGGGGGATGCGCTGCTCGATCTGCCCCCGGAGTACTTCACCAATCGGCTGATGCGCCTGGTGCTGATCCTGGAGGAGTCGCCGGAACTGGACCGCGAAACGCTGCGCGCCGAACTCGGCGCGGCGCTCATCGATCCCCTGCTGAATGCCGCCCGCGAGCACCGCGAGACCCACAAAGTGGCCCACCACTTCTGCAGCCGCTTCCGCCACCGGGCCAATGCCGAGCGGTTTGCCGAGCATCTGCGCCGGGTGCCGCAGAGCCAGATCCACACCACCGTCCGCAGCCTGGAGCAAGCCGCCGACGGCTACTGGGAGCTGCGCTTCGACCGGGTCTTCCCGCGGATCAGCGGGCTGCTGGGCAACTTCCTCAGCGGTGGGCAGGTCTACGACTAG
- the dxs gene encoding 1-deoxy-D-xylulose-5-phosphate synthase: MGTHDEDKVLLSAIDDPEDLRRLPLERLPAVAQEMRDYLVESVSQSGGHLAAGLGAVELTLALHYALDTPRDRLVWDVGHQCYAHKVLTGRRSQLPRIRQAGGPAGFPVRDESPYDAFGVGHSSTSISAALGMALAERAGGEHRRCAAIIGDGGLSAGEALEALNHAGDVKADLLVVLNDNEMSISENVGALSNYLTRLLSEPLAGQLRRGARDMLRYLPPIHELARRTEGHVKGLLAPATLFEELGFHYFGPVDGHNVEGLVRVLRNLRDQPGPRLLHVVTRKGKGYAPAEEDPISYHGVSCFDPARGLTKGTPAKLNYTDVFSRWICRAACTDERVVAITPAMREGSGLVEYARRFPERFFDVGIAEQHAVTLAAGLACEGARPVVAIYSTFLQRGYDQVIHDVALQRLPVLFAVDRAGIVGADGATHQGTYDLSYLRCIPDLTVMAPADEAECWRMLATGLVLEGASAVRYPRGTGPGEALPDDMEPLPVGQAEVRREGGSGVALLAFGALLPVAEAVGEELDATVVNMRFVKPLDEALLRRLAGECRHLVTLEENVIAGGAGSGVAEYLSSIGVHTPITHLGLPDAPVHHGARNDILAEHGLDRDGVRRTVQGLLQQS, translated from the coding sequence ATGGGAACGCACGACGAGGACAAGGTATTGCTGTCGGCCATCGACGATCCGGAGGATCTGCGGCGCCTGCCGCTGGAGCGATTGCCGGCCGTGGCCCAGGAGATGCGCGACTATCTGGTCGAGAGCGTCTCGCAGAGCGGGGGGCACCTCGCTGCCGGGCTCGGGGCCGTGGAGCTGACCCTGGCGCTGCACTACGCCCTGGATACCCCCCGCGATCGGCTCGTATGGGACGTTGGCCACCAGTGCTACGCCCACAAGGTCCTGACCGGCCGGCGCAGCCAGCTGCCCCGCATCCGCCAGGCCGGCGGTCCCGCCGGTTTCCCCGTACGCGACGAGAGTCCCTACGACGCCTTCGGGGTCGGCCACTCCTCGACGAGCATCAGCGCCGCCCTAGGCATGGCGCTGGCCGAGCGCGCCGGCGGCGAACACCGGCGGTGCGCCGCGATCATCGGCGACGGTGGGCTCAGCGCCGGCGAGGCACTGGAGGCACTCAACCACGCCGGCGACGTGAAGGCCGATCTGCTGGTGGTGCTCAACGACAACGAGATGTCCATCTCGGAGAACGTCGGCGCCCTTTCCAACTACCTGACCCGGTTGCTCTCCGAGCCGTTGGCGGGGCAGTTGCGCCGCGGTGCCCGGGACATGCTCCGCTATCTGCCGCCGATTCACGAGTTGGCCCGGCGCACCGAAGGCCATGTGAAGGGGCTGCTGGCTCCGGCCACGCTCTTCGAGGAACTGGGCTTCCACTACTTCGGCCCGGTGGACGGGCACAACGTCGAGGGGCTGGTACGCGTCCTGCGCAACCTCCGTGATCAGCCCGGTCCGCGGCTGCTCCACGTGGTTACCCGCAAGGGCAAGGGGTACGCCCCGGCCGAGGAAGACCCCATCTCCTACCACGGGGTGAGCTGCTTCGACCCGGCCCGCGGGCTCACCAAGGGCACACCGGCCAAGCTCAACTACACCGATGTCTTCAGTCGCTGGATCTGCCGGGCTGCCTGCACCGACGAGCGGGTGGTGGCCATCACTCCGGCGATGCGCGAGGGCTCGGGACTGGTGGAGTACGCCCGGCGCTTCCCCGAACGCTTCTTCGATGTCGGCATCGCCGAGCAGCACGCTGTCACCCTGGCTGCCGGGCTGGCCTGCGAGGGCGCGCGCCCGGTGGTGGCTATCTACTCCACCTTCCTGCAGCGTGGTTACGACCAGGTCATCCACGACGTCGCCCTGCAGCGCCTGCCGGTGCTCTTCGCCGTGGATCGGGCGGGCATCGTCGGCGCCGATGGGGCCACCCACCAGGGCACCTACGACCTCAGCTACCTGCGCTGCATCCCGGATCTCACCGTCATGGCCCCGGCCGACGAGGCGGAGTGCTGGCGGATGCTCGCCACGGGGCTGGTGCTCGAGGGCGCCTCGGCGGTGCGCTACCCGCGCGGGACCGGTCCCGGCGAGGCCCTGCCCGACGACATGGAACCCCTGCCTGTGGGACAGGCCGAGGTGCGCCGAGAGGGCGGCAGTGGGGTGGCCCTGCTCGCCTTCGGTGCCCTGCTCCCGGTGGCCGAGGCCGTTGGCGAAGAGCTTGACGCCACGGTGGTGAACATGCGCTTCGTCAAGCCGCTGGATGAGGCCCTGCTGCGCCGGCTGGCCGGCGAGTGTCGCCACCTGGTGACGCTGGAGGAGAACGTCATCGCCGGCGGCGCCGGCAGCGGTGTTGCCGAGTACCTGTCCAGCATCGGCGTGCATACCCCGATCACCCACCTGGGGCTGCCGGACGCCCCTGTGCACCACGGGGCGCGCAATGACATCCTGGCCGAGCATGGCCTGGACCGGGACGGGGTGCGCCGGACCGTGCAGGGTCTCCTGCAGCAGTCGTAG
- a CDS encoding class I SAM-dependent methyltransferase — MPPVPTSPDRRGTGGRALSYLDWLFNPFQRRDAQAVYDLLGTGAITAEGLYLNLGYWTGEEDLDAASAALARLVADTAGMGPEDTVLDVGFGFADQDLLWARIHQPQRIIGLNITASQVAVARERLAEVGLEGQIELHEGSATAMPLEDASVDCVVALESAFHFQTRAEFFAEAYRVLRPGGRLVTADIVPLPRAARVAERLRQRLSWWLVASRFAIPEANRYTRLAYPGYLTAAGFVDVHVRSIREDVYAPLHAWLQAHPETLERLHPMARLPARWARRMEAERLYAGLDYILARAVRP; from the coding sequence ATGCCCCCAGTACCCACTTCACCGGATCGCCGCGGCACTGGCGGTCGTGCCCTCAGCTATCTCGACTGGTTGTTCAATCCGTTTCAGCGGCGTGACGCCCAGGCGGTCTACGATCTGCTGGGTACCGGCGCCATCACCGCCGAAGGTCTCTACCTCAACCTGGGCTACTGGACCGGGGAAGAAGACCTGGACGCGGCCAGCGCGGCGCTGGCGCGGCTGGTCGCCGATACGGCCGGCATGGGTCCCGAGGATACGGTGCTCGATGTCGGGTTCGGCTTCGCCGATCAGGATCTGCTCTGGGCGCGGATCCACCAGCCGCAGCGGATCATCGGCCTGAATATCACCGCCTCCCAGGTGGCAGTGGCCCGCGAGCGCCTAGCCGAGGTCGGGCTGGAGGGGCAGATCGAGCTCCACGAGGGATCGGCCACCGCCATGCCGCTGGAGGACGCCTCGGTCGACTGCGTGGTGGCCCTGGAGTCCGCCTTCCACTTCCAGACCCGGGCCGAGTTCTTCGCCGAGGCCTACCGGGTCCTGCGCCCCGGTGGTCGCCTGGTCACCGCGGACATCGTGCCGCTGCCGCGCGCCGCCCGGGTTGCCGAGCGACTGCGCCAGCGCCTGTCGTGGTGGCTGGTCGCCAGTCGTTTTGCCATCCCCGAGGCCAACCGCTACACCCGGCTCGCCTATCCGGGGTATCTGACCGCGGCCGGGTTTGTGGACGTGCACGTGCGTTCGATCCGCGAGGACGTCTATGCGCCGCTGCACGCCTGGCTGCAGGCCCACCCGGAGACCCTCGAGCGGCTCCATCCGATGGCCCGTCTGCCGGCCCGCTGGGCGCGGCGTATGGAGGCTGAGCGGCTCTACGCCGGGCTGGACTACATCCTAGCCCGGGCCGTCCGCCCTTAG
- a CDS encoding HPF/RaiA family ribosome-associated protein: MQIQINPGAGVHISDALEESIREALGAVDRRFGEQLTRIEVHFQDINGPKGGVNKHCRIEARPRGLDPVLAENTADDAYDAARGAAKKLERVLDGRLGKLADKQRKSDKNAERPE; this comes from the coding sequence ATGCAGATTCAGATCAATCCTGGCGCCGGTGTACACATCTCCGACGCGCTGGAAGAGAGTATTCGTGAGGCACTGGGCGCAGTCGACCGGCGCTTCGGAGAGCAGTTGACCCGCATCGAGGTGCACTTCCAGGACATCAATGGCCCGAAGGGCGGAGTCAACAAGCACTGCCGCATCGAGGCCCGTCCCCGCGGCCTGGACCCGGTGCTGGCCGAGAACACCGCGGATGATGCCTACGACGCGGCCCGCGGCGCGGCCAAGAAGCTTGAGCGTGTGCTCGACGGCCGACTGGGCAAGCTGGCCGATAAGCAGCGCAAGAGCGACAAGAACGCGGAGCGGCCGGAGTGA
- the ychF gene encoding redox-regulated ATPase YchF — MGFNCGIVGLPNVGKSTLFNALTQNDIPAENYPFCTIDPNVGIVAVPDPRLYRLAELVRPERTIPTTMEFVDIAGLVSGASKGEGLGNQFLAHIRETDAVAMVLRCFESEDVHHVEGRVDPRADAETIHTELALADLDTVSRALTRQERAAKSGDKEAVRLRDLLERARQALDEGEPLRTQGFSEEECRQLQGYHLITLKPLMYIANVAEDGFSDNPLLADVQALAESEGAQVVPVCAAIEAELAVLDDEERDEFLAEYGLEEPGLNRVIRAGYDLLGLQTFFTAGEKEARAWTVRQGATAPEAAGRIHTDMQRGFIRAEVVSYDDYIAHSGEQGAKDAGRWRLEGKEYVLAEGDVVHFRFNV, encoded by the coding sequence ATGGGCTTTAACTGCGGCATTGTCGGGCTCCCCAACGTCGGTAAATCGACGCTGTTCAACGCCCTGACCCAGAACGACATCCCAGCGGAGAACTATCCGTTCTGCACCATCGACCCGAACGTCGGCATCGTCGCCGTCCCCGACCCGCGGCTCTACCGGCTGGCGGAGCTGGTGCGCCCTGAGCGCACCATCCCCACAACCATGGAGTTCGTGGACATCGCCGGCCTGGTCTCCGGCGCCTCCAAGGGCGAAGGCCTGGGCAACCAGTTCCTGGCCCATATCCGCGAGACCGATGCCGTCGCCATGGTTCTGCGCTGCTTCGAGAGTGAGGACGTGCACCACGTGGAGGGGCGGGTCGACCCACGGGCCGACGCCGAGACCATCCACACCGAGTTGGCGCTGGCCGATCTGGACACCGTCTCCCGTGCCCTGACGCGCCAGGAGCGGGCTGCCAAGAGCGGTGACAAGGAGGCGGTGCGGCTTCGCGACCTGCTCGAGCGCGCCCGGCAGGCGCTGGACGAGGGTGAGCCGCTGCGCACCCAGGGGTTCAGCGAGGAGGAGTGCCGGCAGCTTCAGGGTTACCACCTGATTACCCTCAAGCCGCTGATGTATATCGCCAACGTGGCTGAGGACGGGTTCAGCGACAACCCGCTGCTGGCCGATGTGCAGGCGCTGGCCGAAAGCGAGGGGGCGCAAGTGGTGCCGGTCTGTGCGGCCATTGAGGCCGAACTGGCCGTGCTGGACGACGAGGAGCGCGACGAGTTCCTTGCGGAGTACGGTCTGGAGGAGCCCGGGCTCAACCGGGTGATCCGCGCCGGCTACGATCTGCTCGGCCTGCAGACGTTCTTCACCGCCGGCGAGAAGGAGGCCCGCGCCTGGACCGTCCGCCAGGGCGCTACGGCCCCCGAGGCCGCGGGGCGTATCCACACCGACATGCAGCGCGGGTTCATCCGCGCGGAAGTCGTCTCTTACGACGACTACATCGCCCACAGCGGTGAGCAGGGGGCCAAGGATGCTGGCCGCTGGCGGCTGGAGGGGAAGGAGTACGTCCTCGCCGAGGGGGACGTGGTGCACTTTCGCTTCAACGTCTGA
- the pth gene encoding aminoacyl-tRNA hydrolase, with translation MAGREGHFRLIAGLGNPGSKYAGTRHNAGFWLVDELVRRYGGELREEPKFRGDCARVLIDGYDCRLVKPMTYMNHSGQAVGALANFFKIPPEAILVAHDEIDLPPGSVRLKRGGGHGGHNGLRHIQSTLGTPDFARLRLGVGHPGHKDQVVPHVLSRPSPDELRQLERAIDDAADQIPRLLAGEWDRACQQLHA, from the coding sequence GTGGCCGGCCGGGAAGGTCATTTCCGGCTCATCGCCGGCCTCGGCAACCCTGGCAGCAAGTACGCGGGAACCCGGCACAATGCCGGGTTCTGGCTTGTTGATGAGCTGGTCCGGCGCTACGGCGGTGAGCTGCGGGAGGAGCCCAAGTTCCGCGGCGACTGTGCCCGTGTGCTCATCGATGGCTACGACTGTCGGCTGGTCAAGCCGATGACTTACATGAACCACAGTGGCCAGGCAGTCGGCGCGCTGGCGAACTTCTTCAAGATCCCGCCCGAGGCGATCCTGGTCGCCCACGACGAGATCGACCTGCCCCCGGGCAGCGTCCGCCTCAAGCGCGGCGGCGGGCACGGCGGGCACAACGGCCTGCGCCATATCCAGTCGACCCTCGGTACCCCCGATTTCGCCCGGCTGCGCCTCGGCGTCGGCCACCCGGGGCACAAGGATCAGGTGGTCCCGCACGTCCTCTCCCGTCCGTCCCCCGATGAGCTGCGCCAGCTTGAGCGGGCCATTGACGACGCGGCCGACCAGATACCGCGGCTGCTTGCCGGGGAGTGGGACCGCGCCTGCCAGCAGCTCCACGCCTAG